AGTGCCAGGAACAATAAGAGGATTTACCCATATCCCTGCAGGTGACTTATACCCATTCAAGAATTATCATGAATGGAACAGTCAATATTAGGAGTTACAATCTAAAAAACTCATTTTATGTGGACAAAGAGATTGTACTATTCTGATCTTCATGTTCCTATTGTCatgcaaatattttattgtcagtTAACACCCCATCctgataaaatattgaatgtaTTAGGGAGTTTACCCTGAAGGAGAGTTTCTGGTTCGCCCTGACATCATTCACCCCCCAAGGAGGTGGTGAGGCCCCCAAAGCACTGTCCTCCAGGACTCTCGTAGCAGCTTATTGGCTCTTCGTTGTTCTTATGCTCGCCACTTTTACCGCAAATCTAGCGGCCTTTCTCACCGTGGAAAGAATGCAGGTATGACACCTCACGTATTCAGAATGTTGCTTATTCACTCCTCTAATTAAAGAACTTGGGTTTATACCTGAAACTGGTTCCGCAAATATTAGGGAGTTTCTCTATCATATTGTTCTGGGATAATGGGAGATCCTTATCACGCgtgatttattaattgattcGTTTCAGGCACAAGTGCAATCACTGGAGCAACTGGCGAGACAGTCGAGAATTAATTACACTGTGGTAGCTAATTCCACAACTCATCAGTATTTCCAGAATATGAAAAACGCGGAGGATAAACTTTACAAGTGAGTATTCTCCTGCTCTAATCGATTTTCGGTGTTGGAATGTTTGAAAGATGTTCCGTAAATTTTTGGACTAGTCCGGGCTGGAGAATTATGGCCAAAAAATTATGATCTTGAATCATCAAATTGAGAGTTGTGGGATCAATTGTCGATATAattgtaattataatttttagtgTGTGGAAAGAAATTACTTTGAATAGTACGAGTGATCAGGTAGAGTACAGAGTCTGGGATTATCCCATAAAAGAGCAATACGGTCATATTCTGCAATCAATTAATACAGTTGGACCCGTAAAAGACTCGAAGGAGGGCTTTCGAAAGGTAAACATCAATCGTCTGATCGGATTATTGACCATGAACTGCTGCAATAATTACCCAATTGTATCCAATTGTACCCTTTGTAGGTCATTGAGAGTGAAAAAGCGGAATTCGCGTTTATCCATGATTCGTCAGAGATCAAATACGAGGTGACGAGGAGTTGCAATTTAACGGAAATTGGTGAGGTATTTTCGGAACAGCCTTATGCTGTGGCTGTACAACAGGGGAGTCATCTTCAAGAAGAGATAAGCAGAAAGTAATAGCACTCTACCGTTTCGctgatgaattattatttgttgGATTTAAAATTTGAATTGTCTTCCAGAATTCTAGATCTACAGAAGGATAGATACTTTGAAACTCTTTCAGCCACATATTGGAATGCTTCATTGAAGGGAACATGTTCCGTTGCTGATGAGAATGAGGGAATAACGTTGGAATCGTTGGGTAAGAGCGAACTGGTGAAAATCAAAGGGAACGATTCAGTTGCGAAGTTGGAAACTCATTTTTAAGTTCAAAGTTGTCGTTTATCGAGATAAATAACCATTGGATAAtgtatgaaaaatcaaattctatTTTGTTTCACTCGACTCGTTTTCCAACTTCGCTATTGAATCGATGAAGCATTGAAACTTCATTCCATGAAACATTAACAACAGGTGGTGTTTTCATCGCCACTTTGTTTGGGCTTGCTCTCGCCATGATAACACTGGCAGGTGAAGTGATATATTATCGTAAGAGAAATGCAGCCGAGGGTATCAAATCAAAGGAAGCGAATGGTGAGCACGTGCGCAGCGGTGAGGATAGACTTTCAAAAGGAAGACTCGGGTTTAAACCTGCACCCACAATCGCCTTCATTGGAAAGTCTCAGACAGGTCCGAGATCACGAATTTCACACATTTcagtttatcccaaaaatttcCCATTCAAGGAGTGAGTGGACGTTgaatgaataagaaaaaagACGTGGAAAATTACTTGTACAAGAGATTTCAAAATTAAGACCTTTGTGATTTTGCAcaggaaaattattgataaattgaaaaacatttggaatattttggctgtaaataaatttcaaaattcaaccTCCTTTTTATCGTAAGTAGAGAAATTGATGCATTTTTTGACACCTCATGAAGTTAGTGAAatgaattctttttttatttcaccgtAGCCATTTTCAAAGGGGCTTTACCGAAAAAGAATATTTGCAATATCTGTGTTCTAAATAAAATCGCAAACTCATTTGTATTTCATGATACGTTAAGAATAGTGACAGTTTTTCACTTTATGCCAAAAATCACAGTTTATGAAGCAACTGATACTagttatttatgaaaatgagGAAAGATATTCGAAAGAATACCGATATATTGTAAAATGTTAGTCCTTAAGCCTGATTAaatttcacagaaaaaaaagagtgggaaaattaaaaaacgggAAATTAGGGCGATCCAGCTACTACAGTACAAAAAATCTAAGAATGTTTTATATAAGCTTGAAATCAAAATACATACCATTAAGAATAAAAGGTTTTGCTTCTTCGAGAGCGTCTCATTATCCCGAATTACGTGACGCCTCTTTGTCAATAAAAAGGGGAGGAAATCAATAATGCAAGACACGAGGAAAAACCAACACTTTCCAGGTTATCGCAATCGATATTTCATTCTTCTTCCGTGTTTGTGATCAGTGGGCGTAGTATTTTCGTGTTTTTGTCATCAAAAGTGAAATCGAGTTCTCACAAACCGCAAATTGAATTTGTCATTttatttccatgaattttggctttaaattcattataattcattcattacgtcagattaaaattcaattcattgaaatgCGGGCAAGCAAatctcaattattaattaaatcgtTCTATTCAGCCACGAACTCGAAAAATGCAAAACGCCTTTGCCTCTAGTTTCGAATTAATCTTCGAATCTAAGGAACCCACGAGATCAATCGACGTGATCCATTGTATCGTATTTTTTGCGGGAAAAAATTCGACGTTAGAACAATTAACAAATAACAAGAGTCCCCAGTCATTTTGTGTTGTTGAATTGTTAATATTCTCGTCCCATATACTGAAATCCCTCCAACAATGACAGGTGCTACACAATAGGCCCATTGATCTCCCTCAAATCTCGCTTTCACTCGCCCATTGTTTCGAATGTTAATTAGAAAGAACAGGTGCGATGGATGTCGATAGAAAATTCCTCTTCCCTCAAAAACTCGATGAATCCCAATCTCTGAAAAGCATTTCCAAAGAGACCTAATGAAATCAATACTAGTTATCAGACTGTGTAATCACCAATACTTGCCTCAACTTTTTCCCGTTCATTTGGCAATTATGTGACCACTGGCCACGATTCGTCGTTGCTTTTACTCGCTATGGAGGGGAACCCTGACTTATTCATACTCTGGAAGTCAATATAAATCACCTTGCCACTTCAGAAGCATTCATTTTATGCTGAAGTGTCCTATCACGCGTGTATAGGAGCGTTAAGTGATCGACTCAAGATCCAACTCAAACCGTCCAGATGGCTTCTCACAAGGTCAGTCTTTCAATCTTTAATTACCTCACTCAAGCCATTCATAAGGATTCGAATCTTTTCGTCACAATACCGCGGAAATATCCCCTTGAATTTGGAGGAAAGTGACACTGAATGCGCTTCAGAGGaaagaaatcatgaaattttatgatttttcaatcccaGATGACATTCAGTGCCACTgccttgaaaattaataatcacctgtccacaaaaattcattttcattctaaCCGCGTACGCCCTCCCGTCAATTATCCCCCAGATCCTCTGGTGCACGATCGTCGTCGCCCTGAGCTTCACGGCTGCCTTCCCGCGACGCGAGCCCTCCGGATCCTTCGAAGAGGCCACATCTCTCGGCGACTCCCCAGGATTCAGGTTCGGAGATGAGTACTTCACCCCGGAGGCGACCCACCACGTCCCGGAGAAGCATCAAAAGCCAGAGGGCTGCGAGAAGGTCGTGCGGGACAGTATGGTCTGCATGGTCTGCAAGGACCGGGAGACCTCCGCTAAATACGAGCAGTGCTCCTACGTACCTCAATCTGAAAAATCATTCAGTCATAAATCCAGTGAGAAGAGTCCGCGGGATTACGCGAGTTCTCCGTCAGCCCCTCGTGTCGCTCCTCCGTCGGCAAAGGAGAGCCTCGAGGAGAGCGAAGAGAGCGAGGAAGCGGATGCCTCGAGCCCCTACACCTCCGGTTTCTACAATTCCAAGGGTGACAGCGAAGAGGCTTCATCCACCAGCCCCTCCAGAAGCTTTGACGCCGCTTCCGGGGAGTACGTCTCCCAGTCGGAGAGAATTGCGGAGAAAACGGGTAAATCCAAGTGCCGGGAGGAGAAGAGAGAGGGCGGAATGACATGTCAAGTCTGCAAAGATCCTGACACCGGTGGGAATTTCGAAAAGTGCGCTTACTCGTATGAACCCAACGACAAGGCCTACTCCTACAGCAGATCGAACAAGTTCGAGACCCCGAGGAAGTCCAGCTCCAGTGAGAAGAAGGGAAAGACCCCGAAGAAGGCCATCCGAAGGGTTGATGGGAGGGAAAACGTTGAGGACAGGAGCCCTGGAGAGAGTCAAGTTACTGAGAGGAAAATCGACGACAAGTGCCGGGAGGTCCTTAAGGACTCGATGACCTGCACTGTGTGCACCGATCCTAAGACGGGAAGGAACTCGGAGCAGTGTTCATACTCTTACGATCCCGCTGATAAGCTTTTCACGTACAGCCAGTCGAGGTCATTCGGATCCAAGAAGGATCCTGAAAAGGAGAAATCGAAGGAGTTTGAGGAGTGAGGGGGTGAGAGGCGGGTTAttcttgttgaatttttattgcgtgaaaaatggaaaataaaggtTTTTATTGAAATGGTGAGACTGTTTTTTTCAAAGAGAATTCTGTATTATCGGTTGTTGATATGGGGAGTGGGAGAGGCTTGTTGTTATGTATTTAAACGTGTAAACATGTCGAACTTATTTTTTGTAGAGAGGAGGTGTgaggaaattgaattgatacTTGCGCTTTCTGCGGGGAATTTTTCATGGGTAaacagattatttttaattatgtgaGGTTTCTTGAGCGGCTGTAATAGTAATAAGATGTGCTCTGGCTTCAAAGAGATTGaagtataaaaattaaaatgaatgtttgaaattaattgaggAATTAATCACTTTTCATCAAGGAGTGGTGCTCATcgaaatgaattaattgaacccaaaaatgttttaatcTCAAAATTAACATCATTTAGCTCTGTGACTTCAGGCCTGTTATTTCCAAGAAATTCCTTGACTGCTCCAAAAAGCTCGTGAATCCAAGAGTCCCCTGGAGTAAAATCCACTGCGCCCTATCCCCTGCAGCCGGAAGAgcgcaatttttaaaaataatttctcatcaaTGCTGGTCTTCCATCATCAGTGCTCTATAACAATAGCCAATCCGAAGAAAACTGCGTGGCTGGGGTCCACGTAAACTCACCTCCCTGAATCCTTTTCGTACGTGTGTTGTTGCACAGCTCATAGCTGTTTCACTGGGCCGGCAGCGAGTCATCGTCAGTTGCGACGGACGCGCCTCAGTGTCGGCATCGTTGTATGCCAGTTACTGACTAAAGACCGAAGAACTAATAATTAAGACAAGCGAAAAAAATCGTACGTAAATCAATCAGTTCCCCGAGGATTTTTCGATCGACTCTAGGATAATCATGAGCTCAGCAACGTTCGCCGGGTAAGACACCCTCACTTTACCCCCTCAACCTTATAATTACGATAACTTCAGGTGACGAAATCAACCGGTGACAGCAAAGACATAAATTACCAGGGAAAATTCCTAAAATGTCCGTTTGCATTTGAATATTCCATCGATTCTAATAATTACTCCCACGTCATTATTTCTGTCCTTGAATTTCGGCAAATCCCTCACTTGTTGCTCACCTTATAGAGCCCACATGACCCAAATAAATCTGAATACTATTTCGGTCATTGGCTTGCACATCTACCAATTCATAAGATCACTGAACATTCAATTCTCATCCACTGGATCCCATTCGATAGTACCTGTCCTTCGATCTCTCCGTGTCAATGACCTTTGGCGAAATTTCACCGAATGTCTGGCCGATACCAAACGTATATCGAAAATTGTTCATTGCCACGTGCCTTACGCGCCTGGTCCCTGGCGAGAATCGCGatatttttaaacgagttAAAAGTGCTTTCGCCCGTTTCCCCGTTGAAAAATTACCTCTTACGTGTTGATATTTTCCTATCGTCACGCTATTTCGCATTTCAACCGATATGTTGATTAAAATAAGCATAAATTTGTAGATGAAAAATCCCTTCATTCGTGAAGACTGTACGTGTAATTGGTGGATCAACAGTAGCACACGAACACGACTGAATgtctaaaaataatataatcggAAGCATTTTATACGGGTGTGCTTACGGTGCGGGTCAGCAGTCGCTAAAATTAGTTGCGCTTCGTGTATCTACCTAAATACATTTCTATGCTATAGAGTTAACGTTGGCAGAGCTCCCGAGGGGTATAAAGCTCACTCCATGAGCTTTCTAACACGAGACAactatttccaattttctttcaGTGTCTGGTGGAATGTCTGGATGGGGCGGAATTCTCATCAATTcgtgggataaaaaaattcaatgattgggagggggagggggggatttATCGTTAGCTCAATCGAGCGTGCAGATATGGCACGACCTTGTGGATAGCTTGGTGACCAAGAGGTTCCTTAAAAGGCACTTGACCGTTAAGGAAGCTAAAATGATTTTCAAGcagtttgaaagaaaaaaaacaacgagaTGTCAAGTGCTGGAGGTATGATGTGGGTCTGCGGAATTGGGGATTCTCGGTGTTGGGAGGTGGGGATTATGTTAACCACCTTGGGTGAACACTTAGAGATGGCTGGACTACCTTACACACTTCTGCGGTTATTGAGTTTGAGGTGCACGCTTTGGGAGTGTgccgaagacaattttataATCTATGCGTCATCGACGATCTCATTCCCGACTATTCCACTTGTTTGTTCCCCGTTTTTTGTTGGAGGTTTTAATCTGCTGCAGAGTGGTTTTTTGGGACAGGGGATGACGAGGTAGGGGGAACAGGGAGGAGATAAATATCGTCCTGGTcagggggagggaaatgaaggAGTTTTATCGTGTTTTCGGGAGGGGAGGAATTTCACACGTGGACGTCGTCTTCCTTATTGTACTTGTCTAGGTTTTAAATACAGCATTTGATCGCTTGGACGTAAAGCACGAATTTATGTACTCGGTTAGACGAAGGAAATATCCACGTAGAGATGtatttctgtaaaaaaacACGGAATTCCGTTGGTTCAGTGATTAGGAAATGAAATTGGGAAATTTAAGGTAGTGTTAGAGTAATTTTCTGTAAGGGATTCAGGTTTTAATTAAGGAAGACTGTGGACGAATTAGATGATCCATAAACTTCTGtgcaacaaatatttttgaatattttcttccgtgtgaaatttataattgaaagatgaggtttttattttaatgattttctgTTGAATAAATTAAGGAATGAGTACTATCataattggaatatttttattttaggaacTCAGATGCGTCCGGAACTCCAGGTAAATTGATTATTGTtatttgtaaattttaaaattaattcgcTTGTAGGTAAAATAGAGATAAATAGTTGGACTTCAGgctttgataaataaaatgatatttttgtatTACAGGATTTTGTCCTGCCCCACCGCCACCACCGCCCCCACCAGGAGTTGGTCAGGTGCCAGCTATGAGGATTAACACTGTTGAGgtaagatttcaaaatttcatattCCCAGTTTGTCATTCACGTTCATAACATTCATTTGTGATAAAAACCGGTGGCTTTCACGAACTTCGCATTTCTCTGAAAGCTCGTTATTTCTTCTCGAACGATAAAATGGTGAGTAATGATATTCGCAGTGCCAACAACATATTCAAACTCACAGAAAATTCTACATTACCGCGAAGTAACTACAAGGGCTCAAATAATGAGCGAAATGGCCTTTTGTGATCAATAATCATATGGTTTTATTTAAAGCGGAAAAACTTTTAATAGAAAAGTTAATGGCAAAATATCTTATAAACTGTATATAGGTCCAGTCGACAGGCAAACTTTTGATTcgattctaaaaataaaaaataacgcgAAACCTAAAGAAAGACGACGAAGAAGAGGATTATGACGATGTCGAATGAGTTATTTAATTGAGTtctcagagaaaaattcttttttgttacccatttttttctacattATTACTGagacaaaaatgaatgaaaatgaaaaaagggaGTTTAACTATTCTTGCccccatgaaaaaaatcattgcgcTCCCTGTTCTAATGTTTGCTAAAGATGTGTGAAATCCAGACATCCGTTTTCGCACGTGTACTGATAGATATATCTACCTCAACACTGTCAAATAATGCTAAACTTTTCTTTCTCCATCTCCGTTCTCAAATAAACCCGTAAAATCTCGTGATAATATAAAGTGGGCGTCAAGACTGACATAAGACAGGTGTTGCAACGTGTTCCATCCCAACAATTCCCGTATACTTGCCAAATACTATAACAACGGTATCGCCAACGTTTCGAATAATGTTCTCcaccagagaaaaaaaattccagaatcaGTCTCTGAATTTCAGGACTTCGTGGTACCAAAATTCAAAGACCAATACATTTGTCAGCAATTGAAAATTGTCCCTGAATTCTCTAGAAATTTTACATTAACATCATTAGGTTGTTTCACAATCGAGAGATTGTGATTTTATGTAGCACTAGTACTATAATTCGTACAAAAAATTCCCCTCTGTGTACACAAAGTTTGTTAATGATTTTCTGGAAATTTCTTTCAGACCCCAATATCACGTCGCCCACTGCCAAGTGCTAACGATCCATACGAGCCACCAGCGGCGATTCAAAACGCAATGATGACCAAAGACAAAAAACCATTTACGTACACTCCCGGTATGGGTGGTAAACTCGATTTATCACAGATAAGAAGTCCGAGGATGGCGCGCAGGGTGGCGAAGAACGCTAATGACGAGGGCATCGAGGGCCCACCAAAATCGCCTCTGGCAGCTGAACAGCCACGTCCAGTCTCCACTGTTGGAAATCTTTATGTTCAGCCTCAAGTGGCTGTTCCAGTTTTCCCCACGAATACACCACCAGGGCCACAAGTCACTCGTCCACACCAGGTCAATCGGACTATATCAAATGCTGGGGAGATGAATCAGGAGCCACCTAGACCAACAGTAAAGATTGAGCCGAGGACGTCGCAGCCCAGCACCCCAGACACTCCAACTAGTCCCACACAGGTGAACCTCAACAAGGCGCCGACACCGTGGATGCAGAAGAACGTCAGAGATAAGCAGCAGGAGGAACTCCCTGAGTGGGTGAGGAGAAGTAATGGGAATGGTTCTAGCACTCACTCACCTCCACAGAGTCCCCCTGGAGTCGTTTCATTCGTTCCGCAGTCTCCAGCTCCTCAGCCGCAGAGAGTTATGACACAGATGAGACCTGCGCAGACACAGCCTGCAGAACGGGTTATTCCTCTTAGTGTAATTATTACTTTGGTTTGAAAATAATCTGTCGAGGGGtaggatatttttaaaaaacacgCATTTTTAGTAAAATTCTTTCATACATGGTCAGATCAATTGGATGACGTTTCGAAAAATAATCTTCTGTCCCCGTAATGACTGATAATTTCCGTAATTCCAGGTTGAAGACAGGCCTTCTGTATTCTCCATTAAGAACGATCCCGGAGCCTCCGGTCATCATCAACTGAAACAGACACCGCCTCATCACCAATCGCGTTGGTACGCCCCTCAGAATTCCCAAAATCAGCCCCCAGCACCGAGACCTGTCTCGTCTCCCCCAGGGCCACAGCCACAATCAGGTGGAACTTTCATAGTTCCAATGACAGTGGAGGGAACCACCAGGAGTCTCCCAGTAAATTCCCAGTATCAGCAGCCAGCTCGAGCTGAATACACTCAGCCTGCACCCAATCAGATGCGGGGAAATTTTCAACAGCGAGCTTCAGCGCCAATTTCACCTCAAAgtgaatccggacccgttcaGTCGCGATCCTTCCGTGTTCTTCAGAAAATCACAGACACCGACGATGACGATATGGATTCTGAGCAGATGCGCAAACTTCAATTAACTGAGGacgataaattattgatgaacaAGTTCAAGGAGCAAGTCGATGGCGATACGTATCTCCATCAGGAAGAGGACCCCCGGTATCGTGGGGCTGCCATTCCCTCGAGGGCTTTTCGTTATCTCCAGAACATGACTGATGACGGGGTGAATACAAATGGTGAGCATTGATGCGAATCATTAAGCGTTTAATCGATTCTACTTTTTCTTATTTCCTgagtttaataaaattaaatgtcaTGTTAGCTGCACCTGCTCGCAATGTGAACAGTGCCCTCAAGAAACAGAACAGGAACTCACGAACGTTCGGTGAATGAACTTTCATTTATGTGTGGATTTAACTTGTTAATGACCCATCCCAGAAATCAATGAGAACGATTACCTTTAAAATGTCATTTGTGCATTGTGTCTGAAATTAATATAcatgaaaaaatcactgaaattCCTAATGAAATGGGTAAACAACAGATATCATTGTTATTAGAATTCTAATATAATTTTCTACTCCATTTCCTAGTCCGTCCTCAATAGAATTCTGTATTATCATCAATTCATGTCCCAGATTTTtcatataaatcaattttagCTTCTCATTGCCTGATTGCACGT
This genomic stretch from Diachasmimorpha longicaudata isolate KC_UGA_2023 chromosome 6, iyDiaLong2, whole genome shotgun sequence harbors:
- the LOC135163447 gene encoding uncharacterized protein LOC135163447, whose product is MASHKILWCTIVVALSFTAAFPRREPSGSFEEATSLGDSPGFRFGDEYFTPEATHHVPEKHQKPEGCEKVVRDSMVCMVCKDRETSAKYEQCSYVPQSEKSFSHKSSEKSPRDYASSPSAPRVAPPSAKESLEESEESEEADASSPYTSGFYNSKGDSEEASSTSPSRSFDAASGEYVSQSERIAEKTGKSKCREEKREGGMTCQVCKDPDTGGNFEKCAYSYEPNDKAYSYSRSNKFETPRKSSSSEKKGKTPKKAIRRVDGRENVEDRSPGESQVTERKIDDKCREVLKDSMTCTVCTDPKTGRNSEQCSYSYDPADKLFTYSQSRSFGSKKDPEKEKSKEFEE